In Leptodesmis sichuanensis A121, the following are encoded in one genomic region:
- a CDS encoding cupin domain-containing protein — translation MDSVSCVIPVVKSPTDYQAFRISPQDTNRLAIVFDSQTANMSLTVCVEIFDVGGKTPPNRHQLAVEMFFVLKGEGTASCDGKTVRIQAGDSILVPPTGIHEICNTGAERLYALCIMVPNEDFAELIRSGTPVELDEEDMAVLRRTPNPLWV, via the coding sequence ATGGACTCTGTCAGTTGCGTGATTCCGGTTGTTAAATCTCCCACAGACTATCAGGCGTTTCGGATTAGTCCACAGGATACAAATCGATTGGCGATCGTGTTTGATTCTCAGACGGCAAATATGTCCTTAACCGTTTGCGTTGAGATTTTTGATGTGGGTGGCAAAACACCTCCAAATCGACATCAACTTGCAGTTGAAATGTTTTTTGTGCTCAAAGGTGAAGGAACTGCATCTTGCGATGGCAAGACAGTGCGAATTCAGGCAGGCGATAGTATTCTGGTGCCACCAACTGGAATTCACGAAATTTGCAACACTGGAGCAGAACGACTTTATGCCTTGTGTATTATGGTGCCGAATGAAGATTTTGCAGAACTGATTCGCAGTGGTACGCCAGTGGAATTGGATGAGGAAGATATGGCCGTGTTGAGGCGTACCCCAAATCCTTTATGGGTTTAA
- a CDS encoding cysteine hydrolase family protein: MFFHSAPIIVHILSFLSFCCLSSKPSFSHRTPSLRILGTLPNAWRVDATIADITRPPLEPRPITIPTETKTLRLDLTKAAMLVIDMQNDFCHPDGWLAHIGVDVSPARTPIQPLQALLPVLRTAQIPVLWINWGNRPDLLNISANVHHVYNPTGGGVGLGDPLPANGAPVLMKDSWAAAVVDELTPDATDIKIDKYRMSGFWDTPLDSILKNLGRTTLFFAGVNADQCVMTTLQDASFLGYDCILVKDCTATTSPDYCWLATLYNVKQCFGFVTDSTAIAKAIKSSFEF, translated from the coding sequence ATGTTTTTTCACTCTGCACCGATCATTGTGCATATCCTGTCTTTTCTCAGCTTTTGCTGCCTCTCCTCAAAGCCATCTTTTTCGCATCGCACCCCCTCTCTACGGATTTTAGGAACACTCCCCAATGCCTGGAGGGTGGATGCGACGATCGCAGACATCACCCGTCCACCGCTGGAACCGCGCCCAATTACGATTCCCACTGAAACGAAAACTTTGCGGCTGGATCTGACGAAAGCAGCCATGCTGGTGATTGATATGCAGAATGATTTCTGTCATCCCGATGGCTGGCTGGCGCATATTGGAGTCGATGTTTCGCCCGCCCGGACTCCCATTCAGCCACTGCAAGCCTTATTGCCTGTGCTGCGAACTGCCCAGATACCTGTGCTGTGGATTAATTGGGGGAATCGGCCTGACCTGCTGAACATCAGCGCCAATGTGCATCATGTCTATAATCCAACAGGCGGCGGAGTCGGTCTGGGCGATCCACTGCCAGCCAATGGCGCTCCTGTGTTGATGAAGGATAGTTGGGCAGCGGCTGTCGTGGATGAACTGACACCAGATGCCACAGATATCAAAATCGATAAATATCGCATGAGCGGCTTCTGGGATACACCTCTGGATAGCATCTTGAAGAACTTGGGCCGCACCACTCTCTTTTTTGCGGGAGTGAATGCCGATCAATGCGTGATGACCACGTTGCAGGATGCCAGCTTTCTAGGATATGACTGCATTCTGGTAAAAGACTGCACTGCCACCACCTCCCCCGACTACTGCTGGCTGGCTACCCTTTACAACGTGAAACAATGTTTCGGTTTCGTGACTGATTCCACGGCGATCGCAAAGGCCATTAAATCAAGTTTTGAGTTCTAA